The following proteins come from a genomic window of Daphnia carinata strain CSIRO-1 chromosome 6, CSIRO_AGI_Dcar_HiC_V3, whole genome shotgun sequence:
- the LOC130694138 gene encoding exportin-5-like: MEGQGSLPPQISAEAEQLIHAVDVALSPVVSAEERNQAYNLCERFKEESPLCAIVGLQLAGSARSPTIRHFGLQLVEHCIKFRWKDMHPQEKLSIKDSVWKLMGNGTDMSDPSYIKDGTARLVVEMVKREWPQQWPNFLQELTNLSQSGKEYQTELVLLVLLRLAEDVAVFQSVDAVRRRDLQQGLTANMAEIFDFLSRLLRVQVTAYHDRKLAGSPAAQFSCRLALSVITVFQSHVEWVSINHIMAHEGQLLVLLCTLLSDENFRLPAAECLLQIISRKGPAKERSPLLVLFNQGAIASMLESAQLASAQPLTEVNYNFLKRLTEVLVGMGTQLCSLFGKEPEVTKPDTFAMYLQAVLALTRHQSLSINQTAATLWVALFKHDRLNTELELLAVIEAWIAIAARKFVKTSVCAYNAMDFDSDEEFTAFHQRLRSELIDAVRLATALAPSVTFSYAHRWLLSQLDNPNSILAEWEALALFLDSVACKAKEAPAGPQLLERCLNYQSSDPSILSELLSCISALFVYVQHDSQRLLQPVLNRIFSSVLFSGPGQSKENRTKIVRNVRRHACSLLVKISMQHPGLLVQQFQYLKSNIDRLGKTQDDSQLSRMEVLTLQEALLIISNQFTEFQMKCDLIGEIIRPAAQQWTAMSPAFNSAKEFLSFIGLDRPPLEPSVEDVHGRNRSELLASTSVFLAVLKRCRTSIDPLKGHPAAQHLAPLLFDTFRLARVLHQLWEPEAQALLSPGYAKAHDLLESEIINILAQGGMSQSGMPACISQLNGNVQKQQSPLERVQNFLAQIHNNVFVMLGSFGETLGDQFYATPGLAVAVAGTTCGHGMEYIPDCRLRTVVKVFCRPFIISCPAHLHQSAILPFLAHFLPAMLQRLAGRWQQTMQQQRDENQANLQEILCDVIVRLATRDYIELLKNVILTMTTQFQGEDNDEMMDAEGSSSASQVVANVSELGKTVLSEPNLCGHLLQFLLSALWWPDSGNSLKASNILESIVKYWAGLIPRNSAHFPSSEVACLCLSHLLNGIQLLGQHDANLSSLIHLGVLMYDTFLPIYPAAMSELMMRNAGCSREDADQYQDKASSLAGGQKLNQKMERSKRELFRKMTSQIVGQHLADLFRKPVQLASLPKMGSLKPRPKPDAIDLADAGLADLFIQE; the protein is encoded by the exons ATGGAAGGACAAGGGAGTCTTCCACCACAAATATCTGCTGAAGCTGAACAATTAATTCACGCAGTTGATGTTGCCTTATCCCCAGTAGTTTCAGCCGAAGAAAGAAACCAAGCCTACAATTTGTGTGAAAGATTCAAAGAAGAATCACCGTTGTGTGCGATCGTTGGCCTGCAGCTTGCTGGCTCAGCTAGAAGTCCAACTATAAGGCATTTTGGTCTGCAGCTAGTAGAGCACTGCATTAAATTCAGATGGAAAGATATGCATCCCCAAGAAAAGCTCTCGATTAAA GATTCTGTGTGGAAGCTTATGGGAAATGGCACTGACATGAGTGACCCTTCATACATTAAAGACGGCACTGCTAGATTGGTAGTGGAAATGGTAAAACGAGAATGGCCTCAGCAGTGGCCCAACTTCCTTCAAGAGCTCACCAACCTTTCTCAAAGTGGGAAAGAATACCAAACTGAG ttGGTGCTTTTAGTTTTACTTCGTTTAGCAGAAGATGTGGCCGTTTTTCAATCAGTAGATGCTGTTAGACGCAGAGATCTTCAACAGGGACTTACGGCAAATATGGCAgagatttttgattttctttcccGGCTATTGCGCGTTCAAGTGACCGCCTATCATGATCGGAAGTTGGCCGGATCTCCTGCTGCACAATTTTCATGCCGGCTTGCTCTGTCGGTTATTACCGTCTTTCAAAGTCACGTCGAATGGGTTTCAATCAACCACATTATGGCCCACGAAGGGCAACTGCTAGTCCTGCTGTGTACCCTGCTCTCCGACGAAAATTTTCGATTACCCGCAGCTGAATGTCTTCTCCAG ATTATAAGCCGTAAAGGTCCAGCCAAAGAGAGATCACCATTACTCGTTCTCTTTAATCAAGGAGCCATAGCTTCAATGCTTGAATCTGCACAGTTGGCTTCCGCGCAGCCTCTGACCGAAGTAAACTACAATTTCTTGAAACGCCTCACTGAAGTCCTAGTTGGAATGGGCACGCAATTGTGCAGTCTGTTCGGCAAAGAACCTGAAGTTACGAAACCAGATACGTTTGCCATGTATCTTCAAGCTGTTTTGGCACTGACCCGACATCAAAGTCTGAGCATTAATCAAACGGCTGCCACCTTGTGGGTTGCCCTCTTCAAACACGATCGTTTAAACACAGAACTGGAACTGCTGGCCGTTATCGAGGCCTGGATTGCAATTGCAGCTCGCAAGTTTGTGAAGACATCCGTTTGCGCTTATAACGCGATGGATTTTGATTCCGATGAAGAGTTCACCGCATTTCATCAGCGTCTACGGTCGGAATTGATTGACGCCGTACGCCTTGCTACTGCGTTAGCACCATCCGTGACCTTCTCCTACGCTCACCGATGGCTACTCAGCCAACTAGATAATCCTAATTCAATTCTAGCTGAATGGGAAGCTTTAGCCTTGTTTCTCGATTCCGTGGCCTGTAAGGCCAAAGAGGCACCAGCCGGGCCCCAACTACTAGAACGCTGTTTGAATTACCAATCCAGCGATCCTTCTATCCTCTCGGAATTGTTGTCCTGCATTTCAGCACTGTTCGTCTACGTCCAGCACGATTCCCAGCGATTACTTCAACCAGTTCTCAATCGCATATTTTCTTCAGTCCTTTTTAGCGGACCCGGTCAGTCTAAAGAAAACCGCACCAAGATAGTCCGCAATGTTCGCCGACACGCCTGTTCGCTCTTGGTGAAAATCAGTATGCAACATCCCGGTCTACTAGTTCAACAATTTCAATATCTTAAATCGAATATCGATCGACTCGGCAAAACCCAAGACGATTCTCAATTAAGTCGGATGGAAGTATTAACCTTGCAAGAAGCCCTACTCATCATATCAAATCAATTCAcagaatttcaaatgaaatgcgATTTAATTGGCGAAATTATTCGACCAGCAGCGCAACAATGGACGGCCATGAGCCCAGCTTTTAATTCGGCTAAAGAATTTTTATCTTTCATTGGTCTGGACCGGCCACCATTGGAACCTTCAGTCGAAGATGTCCATGGTCGTAATCGATCAGAGCTGCTGGCCAGCACGTCGGTGTTCTTGGCTGTTTTGAAACGTTGTCGCACATCGATCGATCCATTGAAAGGTCATCCAGCTGCCCAGCACTTGGCCCCTCTGTTATTCGATACTTTCCGATTGGCTCGAGTTCTCCATCAACTTTGGGAGCCGGAAGCACAAGCTTTGCTATCTCCTGGCTATGCAAAAGCACACGATCTTCTAGAAAGCgaaattattaatattttagCACAAGGAGGGATGTCACAGTCGGGCATGCCGGCCTGCATTTCACAACTGAATGGCAACGTGCAAAAACAGCAGAGTCCTCTGGAACGTGTTCAAAACTTCCTGGCTCAAATCCACAATAATGTGTTCGTCATGTTGGGATCATTCGGAGAGACTCTTGGCGATCAGTTTTATGCAACACCGGGATTAGCTGTGGCTGTGGCCGGCACCACGTGCGGCCATGGAATGGAATACATCCCAGATTGCAGATTGCGTACGGTCGTCAAAGTCTTTTGTCGACCTTTCATCATCTCTTGTCCAGCTCATCTTCATCAATCGGCCATCTTGCCTTTTCTCGCTCATTTCCTTCCGGCCATGTTGCAAAGATTGGCCGGCCGGTGGCAGCAAACGATGCAGCAACAGCGCGATGAGAATCAGGCCAACCTGCAAGAAATCCTCTGTGATGTGATTGTCCGTCTCGCAACTCGAGATTACATTGAACTATTGAAGAATGTAATTTTAACAATGACCACTCAATTTCAAGGAGAAGACAATGACGAAATGATGGATGCAGAAGGTTCATCTTCAGCTAGCCAAGTGGTTGCTAATGTCAGCGAGCTGGGCAAGACTGTCCTGTCCGAGCCGAATTTATGTGGCCATTTGCTTCAATTCTTATTGAGCGCCCTGTGGTGGCCAGATTCCGGCAATTCACTCAAAGCTTCCAATATCCTTGAATCGATTGTGAAATATTGGGCTGGTCTTATACCAAGGAATTCGGCACATTTTCCTTCAAGTGAAGTGGCCTGTCTGTGTCTTTCCCACCTGCTGAATGGCATCCAGCTTTTGGGACAGCATGACGCTAATCTCAGCTCGTTGATACATTTGGGCGTGCTCATGTACGATACTTTCTTGCCCATCTATCCGGCCGCCATGTCGGAATTGATGATGAGAAATGCTGGATGTAGTCGTGAAGATGCTGATCAATACCAGGACAAGGCTTCTTCGTTGGCCGGTGGACAGAAATTGAATCAGAAAATGGAACGATCGAAACGGGAACTCTTTCGCAAAATGACTAGCCAA ATTGTTGGGCAACATTTGGCCGATTTATTCCGTAAGCCGGTGCAACTTGCCAGCCTTCCGAAAATGGGTTCGCTTAAACCCCGTCCCAAACCGGATGCCATTGATTTGGCGGATGCTGGACTCGCCGATTTGTTTATACaggaatga
- the LOC130694140 gene encoding uncharacterized protein LOC130694140 encodes MERRIGVVFLLHVVVVSGAVNETSHSSTILPSMEQTVAVITSNTTASYVKEDSPLQKIDTSLNLIGSGTPPVNVTLDHFYQPAQGDGTKRKSVPRKGLTKEPVKPRKGAEVPPTEHANITTNSNSTFKSKPLASETQKTEDEVSTQPDYTALIVGLSLGIAMVLILASVTYWRLRDVWERRQYKRVDFLIDGLYTDT; translated from the coding sequence ATGGAACGAAGAATCGGGGTCGTGTTCTTACTGCACGTTGTGGTGGTCAGTGGAGCTGTCAATGAAACATCTCATTCATCTACAATCCTCCCTTCGATGGAACAAACGGTTGCAGTGATAACCTCAAACACAACTGCTTCTTACGTAAAAGAAGATTCCCCACTTCAGAAAATTGATACTTCACTGAATCTCATTGGAAGTGGGACACCACCAGTGAATGTCACTTTAGACCATTTTTATCAACCCGCTCAGGGAGACGGCACAAAACGAAAGAGTGTCCCCAGAAAAGGGTTAACTAAAGAGCCAGTGAAACCCAGAAAAGGAGCAGAAGTACCACCTACGGAACATGCCAACATCACCACCAACTCAAATTCTACATTTAAATCTAAACCACTTGCATCTGAAACCCAAAAAACTGAAGACGAAGTTTCAACGCAACCAGACTACACAGCCCTCATTGTTGGCCTGTCTCTGGGCATAGCCATGGTGCTCATTCTTGCTTCAGTCACATACTGGCGCTTGAGAGACGTGTGGGAACGACGTCAATATAAGCGCGTCGATTTCTTAATTGACGGCCTCTACACCGACACATAA
- the LOC130694141 gene encoding glycerol-3-phosphate phosphatase-like encodes MAAVKLSKDIAKVFVNSFDTVLFDCDGVLWAGSKVLYRAVETVNYLKGNGKQIFYVTNNSTKTRAQYLEKLTKLGFNADEKEIATSGYLVASYLEFINFQQTVYLIGSKGFAEELRNHGIKHTQIGPDTMATDMPSYVNGQIELESEIGAVVIGFDEHLSYPKILKAANYLADPNCLFLASNADETFPMEIPLVVPGTGVMVKAVETASQRTPKIFGKPSTAMFEAIAKQCKIDPQRTLMIGDRCNTDISFGKNCKLTTLLVLSGVTSLKHLEQYKHNEQHILMPDFYTDVLGDILDLLEQ; translated from the exons ATGGCTGCCGTCAAACTGTCAAAAGATATAGCTAAAGTGTTTGTGAACTCCTTTGACACGGTGTTATTTGACTGCGACG GTGTGCTGTGGGCCGGAAGTAAAGTTTTATATCGTGCAGTTGAAACAGTAAACTATTTGAAAGGCAATGGCAAACAAATCTTCTATGTAACAAATAACAGCACCAAAACGAGAGCTCAATATCTTGAAAAACTGACAAAGTTGGGGTTTAATGCAGATGAA AAAGAAATTGCAACTTCAGGATACCTAGTTGCTTCGTACCTTGAATTCATCAACTTTCAACAAACTGTATACCTAATTGGAAGTAAAGGCTTTGCCGAGGAGCTAAGAAACCATGGAATCAAACACACTCAAATTGGT CCAGATACCATGGCAACAGACATGCCATCGTACGTGAACGGGCAAATTGAGCTGGAGAGTGAAATTGGTGCTGTTGTAATAGGCTTTGATGAGCACCTGAGCTATCCCAAAATTCTTAAAGCAGCTAATTATTTAGCTGATCCAAATTGTCTTTTCTTGGCTTCAAATGCTGATGAGACATTCCCCATGGAAATTCCTTTAGTAGTTCCTGGAACTGGTGTGATGGTCAAAGCTGTTGAAACAGCATCACAAAGAACACCCAAAATATTTGGCAAACCCTCAACTGCCATGTTTGAGGCAATTGCAAAGCAGTGCAAAATTGACCCCCAGAGGACTTTAATGATTGGAGAtag ATGCAATACAGATATAAGTTTTGGGAAAAACTGTAAATTAACAACTCTTCTAGTTTTATCGGGTGTTACGAGTTTGAAACATCTTGAACAGTACAAACATAATGAACAACACATTCTGATGCCAGACTTTTATACAGATGTTTTAGGAGACATATTAGATTTACTGGAACAATAA
- the LOC130694148 gene encoding uncharacterized protein LOC130694148 isoform X1, with amino-acid sequence MGIGNCTEPGCYSRQIKYNASDRQIQALIQLSERCFQSIWYDCRNSPLKYNGTVYAWWIDKDGKRKEFRSLENCDNLDDTEKSEFIFIKDQDTLPVTRVHFSNPFKGSGKQEVRRLFCSGKAETQPMPRSCDDLWRMGHTLNGIYSVRGAKQIETVFCQFDKRYVEQEFQKRIGYQDIKTKPTYFYVQKDKNFSERNVPLPFELTIVNIGGAMDLPSGVFTAPVNGIYFFSFAGLAQFPMLTGPDPVPVQRELGANLHKNGERIAISQVNIGYLVYPDNRSPITLQSTVSLRAGDKVWIQIYIGISGGFLYDERQAEVDQGSHTHFNGWRLEEEI; translated from the exons ATGGGCATTGGAAATTGCACAGAACCCGGATGTTACTCGAGGCAAATCAAATATAACGCAAGCGATAGACAAATCCAAGCGTTGATTCAATTGTCTGAACGCTGCTTCCAAAGCATTTGG TACGATTGCAGAAACTCGCCATTGAAGTACAACGGGACCGTCTATGCTTGGTGGATCGACAAAGACGGGAAAAGGAAAGAGTTTCGCAGTTTGGAGAATTGCGACAACCTCGATGACACAGAAAAGTCTGAATTCA TTTTTATAAAGGATCAAGATACGTTGCCTGTCACGCGCGTCCATTTCAGCAACCCGTTTAAGGGCTCCGGCAAACAAGAAGTGAGACGGTTATTCTGTTCCGGTAAGGCAGAAACGCAGCCAATGCCGAGATCGTGCGACGATTTGTGGCGGATGGGACACACTCTCAACGGAATCTACTCAGTCAGGGGAGCTAAACAAATAGAAACTGTTTTCTGCCAATTTGATAAACGATATGTTGAACAAG AATTCCAGAAGAGGATTGGATATCAagacataaaaacaaagccaaCATATTTCTACGTacagaaagacaaaaatttttCGGAAAGAAACGTTCCACTACCGTTCGAGCTTACCATAGTCAACATTGGAGGGGCCATGGATTTGCCAAGCGGCGTATTCACAGCACCCGTCAACggaatttacttcttttcctttgctGGACTCGCGCAATTTCCGATGCTTACAGGTCCAGATCCAGTTCCAGTGCAAAGGGAACTAGGCGCGAATCTTCACAAAAATGGTGAAAGAATAGCAATCAGTCAGGTTAATATAGGCTACCTCGTATATCCGGATAATCGAAGTCCAATCACCCTTCAAAGTACTGTATCTTTGCGAGCTGGAGACAAAGTATGGATCCAGATATATATTGGGATCAGTGGGGGGTTTCTATACGACGAGAGGCAAGCGGAAGTGGACCAGGGTTCCCACACGCATTTTAACGGGTGGCgtttggaagaagaaatctGA
- the LOC130694148 gene encoding uncharacterized protein LOC130694148 isoform X2, whose protein sequence is MLGGSTKTGKGKSFAVWRIATTSMTQKSLNSDQDTLPVTRVHFSNPFKGSGKQEVRRLFCSGKAETQPMPRSCDDLWRMGHTLNGIYSVRGAKQIETVFCQFDKRYVEQEFQKRIGYQDIKTKPTYFYVQKDKNFSERNVPLPFELTIVNIGGAMDLPSGVFTAPVNGIYFFSFAGLAQFPMLTGPDPVPVQRELGANLHKNGERIAISQVNIGYLVYPDNRSPITLQSTVSLRAGDKVWIQIYIGISGGFLYDERQAEVDQGSHTHFNGWRLEEEI, encoded by the exons ATGCTTGGTGGATCGACAAAGACGGGAAAAGGAAAGAGTTTCGCAGTTTGGAGAATTGCGACAACCTCGATGACACAGAAAAGTCTGAATTCA GATCAAGATACGTTGCCTGTCACGCGCGTCCATTTCAGCAACCCGTTTAAGGGCTCCGGCAAACAAGAAGTGAGACGGTTATTCTGTTCCGGTAAGGCAGAAACGCAGCCAATGCCGAGATCGTGCGACGATTTGTGGCGGATGGGACACACTCTCAACGGAATCTACTCAGTCAGGGGAGCTAAACAAATAGAAACTGTTTTCTGCCAATTTGATAAACGATATGTTGAACAAG AATTCCAGAAGAGGATTGGATATCAagacataaaaacaaagccaaCATATTTCTACGTacagaaagacaaaaatttttCGGAAAGAAACGTTCCACTACCGTTCGAGCTTACCATAGTCAACATTGGAGGGGCCATGGATTTGCCAAGCGGCGTATTCACAGCACCCGTCAACggaatttacttcttttcctttgctGGACTCGCGCAATTTCCGATGCTTACAGGTCCAGATCCAGTTCCAGTGCAAAGGGAACTAGGCGCGAATCTTCACAAAAATGGTGAAAGAATAGCAATCAGTCAGGTTAATATAGGCTACCTCGTATATCCGGATAATCGAAGTCCAATCACCCTTCAAAGTACTGTATCTTTGCGAGCTGGAGACAAAGTATGGATCCAGATATATATTGGGATCAGTGGGGGGTTTCTATACGACGAGAGGCAAGCGGAAGTGGACCAGGGTTCCCACACGCATTTTAACGGGTGGCgtttggaagaagaaatctGA